The sequence GGTAAACCCTGCGGGGCGCAGGGAGAGGGAGGCTTTCACCGCTCTGTTTTTTAAGAAATGTCAGTGCCTTGAGACTGTCGGAACCGGAAATACGCAGAACGGTGACGGCGGAACGGATAACGGGAGTTATAGGGGCAACTATCGTATCCATTCCGCATACCGTATTAAAATGTTTTTTCAAACGCTTTAAGCGTGTTGCTGAGCAGCATGGCAATGGTCATGGGACCCACGCCGCCGGGGACTGGGGTAATATATGAAGCCTTGCTGAAAACACCTTCATAGTCAACATCACCGACAAGCTTGTCCTCGACTCTGTTGATCCCGACGTCTATTATCACAGCTCCGTCGCTCACCATATCGGCAGTGACAAAGTTCGCCTTGCCGATGGCGGCGACTATAATATCTGAGCGGCGGCATATGTCTTTAATGTTTTTTGTGCGGGAGTGGCACACGGTCACTGTGGCGTTGGCTTTAATAAGCAGCGCAGCCATGGGCTTGCCGACTATATTGCTTCTGCCGAGAACCGCAACGTTTTTGCCGCTGAGCTCTATGCCGTATTCCTCGAACATCACCATGACACCCGCCGGCGTGCATGGAGCCAGCGCATCCTCACCTATGTTGAGAAGTCCGACATTAACAGGATGGAAGCCGTCAACATCCTTTTCAGACCTGATGGCGTAAAGCACCCTTTTCTCGTCTATCTGCTTGGGCAGGGGCAGCTGAACCAGTATTCCGTTTATGCTGCTGTCATTATTATACTGATCCACACGGGCGAGAAGCTCGTCTGTCGTGGTGGTGTCGGGCATCCTGTCCACGACGGACTTGAAGCCGGCTTCCTCACACGCCTTGTTCTTCATGCGGACATAAACCTGACTGGCAGGGTCTTCACCCACAAGGATAACGGCAAGACCGGGCACACGTCCGGTTTTGTCTTTGTACTCTGCGGCCTTCTCTTTCAGACCGTTTCTGATCTTCTGTGCCAGCTCTTTTCCGTCAATCTTCGTCGGCATCGTTAACTCCTATACTTTATAGCAAAAATTTGCCATCCTTGGAAATTTTTGCACACGCTCGCGCCGTGATAAACACGGCTTCGCTACTCACGGCGGAACTACTTCCTGTACTTCTCTCCCGTTTATAGCAAAATTTACCATTCTTTAGATACTTCTCAAGCCTATCATAAACCTGAGAAGGACTCGTTCTTGATTTGCTTTCTTTGGGAAGAGTTTGAGTAAACCTTTCTTTTCCATTAAAGAAAGAGTTCACTCAGCA is a genomic window of Geovibrio thiophilus containing:
- the folD gene encoding bifunctional methylenetetrahydrofolate dehydrogenase/methenyltetrahydrofolate cyclohydrolase FolD — protein: MPTKIDGKELAQKIRNGLKEKAAEYKDKTGRVPGLAVILVGEDPASQVYVRMKNKACEEAGFKSVVDRMPDTTTTDELLARVDQYNNDSSINGILVQLPLPKQIDEKRVLYAIRSEKDVDGFHPVNVGLLNIGEDALAPCTPAGVMVMFEEYGIELSGKNVAVLGRSNIVGKPMAALLIKANATVTVCHSRTKNIKDICRRSDIIVAAIGKANFVTADMVSDGAVIIDVGINRVEDKLVGDVDYEGVFSKASYITPVPGGVGPMTIAMLLSNTLKAFEKTF